From the genome of Halobacteriovorax marinus SJ:
ATTTAGATTTGACCCCTGCTGCAAAAGATAGGGCCCAAATTCAAGGTCTAATGAAGAGCCTGAGATAGTTTTTGTTTTGACGCGCAACTCTCTTTCATCTTTTTTAACATTTCTTTTTTTTACCGTATTGCATTTTTAGCAACTATCTCGTAATATGGTGTTTCCTAAACAGCGGTGGATTGGCTGAGTGGTCGAAAGCGGTGGTTTTGAAAACCATTGACCTTCACGGGTCCGCAGGTTCGAATCCTGTGTCCACCGCCATTTTTTGGGCTCTTTGAAATACAATTGCGGAGACATGCCCGAGTGGCCGAAGGGAGCACCTTGCTAAGGTGTCGAACCGTCTGACGGTTCCGAGAGTTCGAATCTCTCTGTCTCCGCCATTCTTTATCTTTTTTAAATCAAAACAATTATTAACAACTTCATTCGCTTTAGAATTTCTGAGTCTATCTATAATAATATTAGTTATTATTCTCAACCCATGCATAAGAACTCTCACCGTTACTTAGGTAAGCATCCTCTAGCATATACTCAATAAGATCAACTTGCTCTTGCTCCGTAAGTTTTGGAGTACTCATTGAGTCTAGTCCTGTTTTACTGATAGTAATGACAATTAAAAGAGAGAGGACTAGGGCAACTTGTTTTATTCCTAAACGCTCTATTAAACTTACAGGCTTCTCATTAATTCTACGATGAATATTGTTAAGCTCGTTCAATGGTGCTTGTGGTGTACTGTTGTCTCTGTTAAGGAGTTCTTTAATTTTCTCATTGGTCATGGTCGACTCCGTTCTCTTTTAAAAATTTAGTGAAGTCCTCTTTGGCATAGTGCACTCTAGATTTAACAGTTCCTTCGCTAATGCCTAGAAGTTTTGCAATTTCAGTATTTGTATATTCAAGTTTGTAATAAAGAATAAAAACTTCTCTATGTTTTGCTTTGAGCTTTAATAATCCTTTAGTTATTAAATCTTTTAATGTGTTATCAGGATTTATAGAAGCTTCGATTTCATCACTACTTTGTTCTTTGTGTTTCTTGAGAGAGTCGTAAGTGGTATTCATAGCAATTCGGTAGAGCCATGTTTTATAAGAAGACTTATTGTTAAAGGTATCCAGCTTATTCCAGGCCTTGAGAAAGGTTTCCTGTACGATGTCATCTATGTTTTGATTTCTAACCATCCAGTAAATAGTTGTACGTATAAACTCTTGGTTCTCTAAATAGATCTGATTAAAGACCTCTCTCTTCTCTTCTTCGCAAGAAAATGAGAGAGGTGTGAATATGCTCTTTAGAGTTTTAATCAAAACAAGCTCCAGCCTAATTAGTCTTTCTTATGATGCTTTTTCTTTTTCTTAAACTTCTCACGTCTCTTGTCTTCAAGCTCAATGAACTTCTTTCTTTGCTCTTCATTCAAAATATTTTTCATCGCAATCATCTTTGAAAATCTCATCTCTTCTAGTTTTGCTCTCGTTGAGCTCACTTCCTTATGCATCGACATCATTTTGTCGTCTGAGATATTTCCAATGAATCCCTTCTTAATATCTTCTCTTAAATTCTTTATCTTCTCTCTTAGGGCCTTGCGCTCTTCTCTTTTCACTTTTTCACTTTGCTTATGCTCTTTAAGCTTTGAAAACTGCTCTTTAGATAAGTTAAGCTCTTTTAAAAATCCAAACCCCTTACCCTTTCTCTCGCCAAGGCAAATAAGTTTAGACTTGTCTCTACGACCTTCTTTACAAGTTCCAGACTTCTCACCCTTTTTACCTTGAAAAGTACAACTATCCCCTGCTGACTTATCTTTGCAGGCCGTTTGCCTCTCTTCAATATTCATTGGTTTCTTGGCCAGAGCCGGCGTCGAGATTAGAAGTGCAGTAAGTGTTAGTCCTAAAATTGATTTCATATCTTGCTCCATAAGTTGATAGCTTTTCGATGCTATAAACCTTAGACGATTGAAGAGGTCAAAAGGTTCATTTTTTTTCACGACTTAAGCTTTTGATATTATAAGTCTCATTAAAAATATTATAATATAAAAAGGTGTTATTTAGAGCTGAATTCTCTGAAAAGGACTCATAATAGTATGAATTTATTACTTTTGATTGCTTGACAACATGGCTGTAATACCGCTAATTTAAGCATTCATGCGCACCCTTGGCTCAGCTGGATAGAGCGTCTGACTACGGATCAGAAGGTCGGGAGTTCGAATCTCTCAGGGTGCGCCATTTCTTAAATTATAATCCACTTTTTCCATAATTCGGTAAGGCCCTCGCACTTGGGTCAGTGACTTTACAGTTATCCCATTCTTGATTTGGAAGCCAAATTGCCTTAATAAGGTACGACTTACCTGGGTAATGCTTCTCAAAAATTCTCCTATAAAGAAATGCTTCTTTAGAGCTTGGAGTACAATGTGGGTAGAGCTCACTTGCTGTAGAGAATTCTTCATCACTAATAGTTAATTCGGACAATGTCTTTAGATAATCGACGCTGGAGTGTCCAACGGCATCACTGAAAGCAGCTTTCTGTCTATAAAGTATGTCGTGAGGAAGATAGTCCCCGGCCTCAAAGGCTGCACGTAAAAGGTACTTTCCATGCCCAGTGGTATTCATTTTTAATTTAGCAGGAATACTCATTACAAATTTAACAAATGCTTTGTCACTAAAGGGAACTCTCGCTTCAAGGGAGTTCGAACTAATGCAACGATCAGCTCTCAATACATCATAGATATAGAGCTCCTCCATTCTCTTAGATGCTTCTTTTTGAAACTCCTCTGGCGAAGGTGCAAAGTCAGTATATTTATATCCAAACATCTCGTCGCTACATTCACCTGTCATTAAAACCTTTATGTCAGTAGTTTCCTTAATATATCGACAAATGAGATCCATTCCAAGTGAGGCCCTGATAGTTGTGATATCAAAACTCTCTAGTCTATAGATAAGGTGATCAAGAGTTTCTAGGAGGTCACTTTTAGAAAAGAGGTATTCAGTGTGCTCAGATCCTATGTAGTCTGCAACTTGCTTTGCATACTTTGCATCGATAGGATCTTCTTTAATACCAACAGCAAAAGTCTTAATTCTCTTTGATGAGTTCTTTGCAGCGATTGAACAAACCAAGCTACTATCTAAACCACCACTAAGTAGAAATCCAACAGGAGCATCAGAGTCTAATCTCTTTATAACTGCTTGCTCTAATAACTGTTTAATTCCTTGCAAGGCAGTCTTTTGGTCAATTGAAAAATCTTGTTCAACTTTATGAGTGGAATCAAAAGAGATAAATTGCTCTCCATCGAAATAGTGGCCAGGTGGAAATGGCTTAATATCAAAACAGTAATCTTGAAGGGCCTTAACTTCTGAAGCGAAGGCCATCGAATGATCATCTAATCTCTTACCATAGAATAGTGGTCGTATTCCAATTTGATCTCTAGCCGCCAAAAAACTTTTCTCTTTCTGATCCCAGATAACAAAGGCAAATTCACCATCTAAGTTCTTACATAGCTTCTCAATTCCAAACTTCTTATAAAGAGGGAGTATCACCTCGCAATCTGATTTTGAATGAAGTGGTTCCGACGACAAAAGAGTATCTCTAATTTGTTGATGGTTATAAATCTCACCATTACATACGAGAGCATCACCTTGACTATTTTTAAAGGGCTGCATTCCATCAGTAGAGAGGTCCATAATTGCAAGTCTGTGAAAGGCCAAGAAAACTCCTTGGGCCACTTCTTCTATTCTCGAGTCATCAGGACCGCGATAAGTTATCTTATGAAAGCTTTGCTCTTCTAATTTACTCAACTTCTTACTCTTAAATGCCATAAAACCACACATAATGACTCCTTCTGTGATGATTTATCGGTTTATGATATAATTATGTGAGAAATTATCAATACAGAATACTATTTGCTGATAATTATTTAAAAACTAGCCTTCTCATTTGAGAATATGACAAAAACCAGGTGTAAATATTATGGAAAAATATCAAATTGATAGCCTTGATCGAAGAATTATTGAAGAACTCCAAAGGGATGCAAGGAAGCCATTTCTCGATATCGCAAGAAAGTGCCAAGTTGCAGGCGGAACAATTCATCAAAGAATTGAAAAATTAAAAGAAAAGGGAGTGATTACTGGAAGTAAGATTACAATTGATCATAAAAAGTTAGGCTACGGCGTAGAGGTTTTGCTTGGGATTCACCTTGTGAACGCTAAGGTTGTTTCTAAGGTGGTGAAAAAGTTAGAAAAGTTTCCAGAAGTTGTACAATCTCTATATACGACAGGAAATTACGCACTCTTTGTTAAGGTCGTCACAAAAGATATTGATCATTTTCATAATTTCCTAGTAAAGAAGTTGCAGGCCATTGAAGAGATAAGATCAACAGAGTCATTTATATGTTTAGAGACTCCAATTGATCGAGAGCTTCAGGTGTAGCCCATTAGGCGCTGTGCTTTCTCATCATCATTTCCTCAAAGACTTGACTCCAATTGATAAGGTTCTTATGGGAGTTTTCAATTACTTTTATGAAGCTATCTTTTTTTAGAGGCTTGAAAATAAAACCGTTTGCTCTTAGACGATAGCAAGCGGTAAAGTTGATGAGATTGTCAGAAGCTGTGGTTATGATAACCTGAGTGCCACTTTCAAGTTTAATAATAGCATCGAGTAATCTATCACCGTACATCTCCTTCATATTTATATCAATGACAGCAATATGAACTTCATTCTCGGTCATAAAAGAAAGAGCTTTCTTGGGAGAGCTAAAGCTTAATACATCAAAGTGCTCATTATCTTTTAAAAAGGAACTCATAAGATTGAGAGCATCTTGATCGTCATCTACTAAGACTATTTTGATTGGGTATTGAAGAATGAACATAGTGAATCTCCTGACCTTAATTATATCGGAAAATAAGTCTTATACTTGGTAAAGAGCTCAAAAATTAAGATAATATTACTTTAAGCGCTGTAAGGAATTGGTAATGATCGATATTTCAAATTTAAAGATTAGACAAGATATTGACCGAGTGAACCTATTGCAATGGGGACACTTTTCAATACTCACTCTTGCCTTCATTGTGGAAGGATTTTTAAATGTTAAGATTTTTTGGACATTGTTTAGTTTAATTGGTTTAGGTATCTTTTATAAACTTTACTTCAAGACACTAACAGATCTCTATTATTCTTTTTGGACGTTTTCATTCGCTACGGCATCTCTAATTGTTTATAAGCTCTACCATATTATTATGAGCCAAAGTGATCTACAGCTTTTCTATCTCTATCTTGTGGCCGGAATAATTCTATCTATTGAGGCCTATATATTACTATCACCTATTTATTATCCAAGAGTTTCATGGTGGGAGTATGACTTTAGATACCGCGATGATTTAAAAGTGAAGTTTTCATATGAAGAAAAAGAATTTGAAGCTCGTCTTACAGACCTAAGAAGAAGCGCTGGTTGCTTAGCTTCATTTGAAGAAGTTTCAGTGGGAGATAAGATTAAGATTTTTGCTTCTAATGGAGTTAAGGAGTTTAGCTTCTTAGTAGAAATAATGAGTAGAAGAAGGTACTCTCTTGGTCGACCGTGTACACATGGAGTTAAGTTCATTTTCAATGATGAATATTTAGAGTCAGACTATGATGAATTTCATAACTACTGGGTAAATGAAAAAGTTTTCAAAAGAAGTACACGCTATAGAAAACAAGGGTCTAATGCATAACTTTAGTGAATATAAATGGCTTATGAGTGTTGCGATGGATGAAGCATATAAGGCTTATTCCATTGATGAAGTTCCAATCGGTGCTGCAATCGTTGATGAGTCAGGAAATATATTGAGTCAATGTCATAATGAAAAAGAGCATTGCAATGATCCTTGTGGACACGCTGAGATTATAGCCATAAGAGAAGCCTGTAAAAAAAGAGGTGATTGGCGCTTGTCGGGGTGTACGATTTACGTAACTCTTGAACCATGTCCAATGTGCTTAAGCGCTATGATTCAAGCAAGAGTAGATAAACTCGTCTTTGCTGCCTATGATCCAAAAGGTGGAGCGATTAGCCTAAACTACAATCTTTATAAAGATAAACGTCTTAATCATAACTTCAGTGTCGTTGGTGGGATAGGCCACTTCGAATCTTCAAAGGTCCTTTCAAGGTTTTTTCGTGAGAAGAGATCTTCATATAAAAAGTAATCTATTACTTTTACTTACACTGCCTAGTGATTCTAAAAATTAAAGGATAGCCTTATCTTATATAAGGAGACCTATATGAAAGTTATGATTGTGTTATGCAGTCTCTTAATCTTTAATTCTGTTCTTGCACTAGAGAGTTTTTCAAAGTCTCTAGAAGATCGCTTGGGAATAAGTTCGGCAAGAGTTCTTGAAGTTGGAGATAAAATAAGAATTAAATTTGGAAAGTTTTCCAGAGGCTCCACAGCAGCATCATATAATCCTATTTTCAATACTATCAAGTTTAATAAAGATCTACAGTCTATAAGAACTAAGAAGTTGAAAACAATTAGTGAACTGAGAAAAGAGAATCCTTATTCATACCAAGTCTCTCTCGCTACTATTTTCCATGAACTAGGACATGCTGAATTAGATACAATAATTGAGGAGTCAAAGACTGGAATTGATAGAGATCTTTATAACACTCTTAATGATGAAGTAGGGCCTTGGTTTAAACGTAACTTTCCTAGAATAAAGAGCTGGGATGGCGTTCATGAGTTATATGGTTACTATAGAACAAGTGTGATAGAAGTACTCTTTCAAGAGATTGATAGCATTCTTTTACAAAACGGAATTAATCAATATCAAAGTAGGTGCTTCTTACCTCAACGCTTAAAAGAGCTTATAAAAACACAGAGCAGAGAAGAGTTTTCAAACCTTCAAGTACTATCAAATGATAATAGCTCTTTGGACGAGAAGATCTCAGTGCAATATATTTTCATAAGAGGAAGAGACTATAACTTAGCAGACGCAAGAGAAGTCTTTAAGAAGAAGTGGTTTCAAGCAATGTGGAATCATTTACAAAAAGTATATGACTTGCCTACTAATAAGACTGACCTACTAGAAAATTTAAACAACTGGTCTGAGTTGAAGTTTATTTCATCTTGTCGTCAAAAATTATGGGATGATTACCATAGTATGAAATAGACACTTTGCCGATATATTGCTAAAACATATTGATTAATTGCGGAGAATTGGCCGAGTGGTCGAAGGCGCACGCTTGGAAAGCGTGTAAGGGGCAACCCTTCGAGAGTTCGAATCTCTTGTTCTCCGCCATTTTACATCTTTATGGAAACACCACTTCAATTCAATAAGGTACGCAGCGCTAATGCTTGCTAACAGTCAGAAAGCTTACGCTCTCAGTCTCCGCCATTTTTTATTAAAAAATTTTACCACTTATTTATTCACCAGATTGTCTATCATAATTTCTGATGAAAGCACCCTGTGCCTTCATCATTCCGATTTTTTCATAGTAAGGAATAAGTTCTTCGTCACAAAGTAAATCCACCATGTATAGGTGTTTTAATTCATCTTGAAGATTTTTTACTAATTCTTTTCCAATCCCTTTGCCCTGGTACTCAGGTAGAACCTCTAAAAGTGGAATGTATGCAGATAGAA
Proteins encoded in this window:
- a CDS encoding Spy/CpxP family protein refolding chaperone; the encoded protein is MKSILGLTLTALLISTPALAKKPMNIEERQTACKDKSAGDSCTFQGKKGEKSGTCKEGRRDKSKLICLGERKGKGFGFLKELNLSKEQFSKLKEHKQSEKVKREERKALREKIKNLREDIKKGFIGNISDDKMMSMHKEVSSTRAKLEEMRFSKMIAMKNILNEEQRKKFIELEDKRREKFKKKKKHHKKD
- the asnB gene encoding asparagine synthase B, with translation MCGFMAFKSKKLSKLEEQSFHKITYRGPDDSRIEEVAQGVFLAFHRLAIMDLSTDGMQPFKNSQGDALVCNGEIYNHQQIRDTLLSSEPLHSKSDCEVILPLYKKFGIEKLCKNLDGEFAFVIWDQKEKSFLAARDQIGIRPLFYGKRLDDHSMAFASEVKALQDYCFDIKPFPPGHYFDGEQFISFDSTHKVEQDFSIDQKTALQGIKQLLEQAVIKRLDSDAPVGFLLSGGLDSSLVCSIAAKNSSKRIKTFAVGIKEDPIDAKYAKQVADYIGSEHTEYLFSKSDLLETLDHLIYRLESFDITTIRASLGMDLICRYIKETTDIKVLMTGECSDEMFGYKYTDFAPSPEEFQKEASKRMEELYIYDVLRADRCISSNSLEARVPFSDKAFVKFVMSIPAKLKMNTTGHGKYLLRAAFEAGDYLPHDILYRQKAAFSDAVGHSSVDYLKTLSELTISDEEFSTASELYPHCTPSSKEAFLYRRIFEKHYPGKSYLIKAIWLPNQEWDNCKVTDPSARALPNYGKSGL
- a CDS encoding RNA polymerase sigma factor, which encodes MIKTLKSIFTPLSFSCEEEKREVFNQIYLENQEFIRTTIYWMVRNQNIDDIVQETFLKAWNKLDTFNNKSSYKTWLYRIAMNTTYDSLKKHKEQSSDEIEASINPDNTLKDLITKGLLKLKAKHREVFILYYKLEYTNTEIAKLLGISEGTVKSRVHYAKEDFTKFLKENGVDHDQ
- a CDS encoding nucleoside deaminase; the protein is MHNFSEYKWLMSVAMDEAYKAYSIDEVPIGAAIVDESGNILSQCHNEKEHCNDPCGHAEIIAIREACKKRGDWRLSGCTIYVTLEPCPMCLSAMIQARVDKLVFAAYDPKGGAISLNYNLYKDKRLNHNFSVVGGIGHFESSKVLSRFFREKRSSYKK
- a CDS encoding response regulator → MFILQYPIKIVLVDDDQDALNLMSSFLKDNEHFDVLSFSSPKKALSFMTENEVHIAVIDINMKEMYGDRLLDAIIKLESGTQVIITTASDNLINFTACYRLRANGFIFKPLKKDSFIKVIENSHKNLINWSQVFEEMMMRKHSA
- a CDS encoding GNAT family N-acetyltransferase — its product is MINYSNDRKLLESLDLSGFFVGWPNPPSENVFKKILAGSYKVVLAFEDKKLIGFINSISDGILSAYIPLLEVLPEYQGKGIGKELVKNLQDELKHLYMVDLLCDEELIPYYEKIGMMKAQGAFIRNYDRQSGE
- a CDS encoding Lrp/AsnC ligand binding domain-containing protein encodes the protein MEKYQIDSLDRRIIEELQRDARKPFLDIARKCQVAGGTIHQRIEKLKEKGVITGSKITIDHKKLGYGVEVLLGIHLVNAKVVSKVVKKLEKFPEVVQSLYTTGNYALFVKVVTKDIDHFHNFLVKKLQAIEEIRSTESFICLETPIDRELQV